The following proteins are encoded in a genomic region of Clostridium kluyveri:
- a CDS encoding class IV adenylate cyclase, with protein sequence MKEYETRIIQIDPDDIRNRLRVVNALKVKMENQINEIYDFENGFLIKNKGYARIRVIEDLIHNSTHCYMTTKKLLSQGKYKIMEEDETEILNREAGKNIFQTLGLKLLQSIKKYRESYKYKHSLIEIDINEKSFCPFPYLEIESANDQELYEIVNLLGYSLEDTTSETIYEILGKNKKR encoded by the coding sequence ATGAAGGAGTATGAAACACGAATAATACAAATAGACCCTGATGATATACGAAACAGATTAAGAGTAGTTAATGCTTTAAAGGTTAAAATGGAGAATCAGATAAATGAAATATACGATTTTGAGAATGGGTTTTTAATAAAGAATAAAGGATATGCTAGAATAAGAGTTATAGAAGATTTAATACATAATTCTACTCATTGTTATATGACTACTAAAAAACTTTTGAGCCAGGGAAAATATAAAATAATGGAAGAAGATGAAACAGAAATATTGAATAGGGAAGCAGGAAAAAATATCTTTCAAACACTGGGATTAAAATTATTGCAATCTATAAAAAAATACAGAGAAAGTTACAAATACAAACATAGTCTAATTGAAATAGATATAAATGAAAAATCTTTTTGCCCATTTCCCTATTTGGAAATAGAATCAGCAAACGACCAGGAACTCTATGAAATAGTAAATTTACTTGGATATTCTCTAGAGGACACCACCTCTGAAACCATATATGAAATATTGGGCAAAAATAAAAAAAGATAG
- a CDS encoding YegS/Rv2252/BmrU family lipid kinase translates to MNKVKFIYNPYSGEKTIVYNIENVIKIHQKYGYQIIPFRVSFEFDMKEAFKDIDKSYKYILVAGGDGTVDTAVNHMKRLNINIPIAILPVGTANDFAKFIGMPENIEEACEQIVNSIPKKLDLGKVNDKYFINVASTGLFTDVSQKTDVNLKNTIGKLAYYVKGLEQLTNLRKLKVRVKSENAVFDGNMYLMLIFNGQTAGNLKFAYKAEIDDGLLDIIIIKAGMIKDTIALFIKMLRGDHLENTSGLLYFKSNKIEIYCDEGIVTDIDGERGPDFPLMVECIKGGLEVLGIQDKL, encoded by the coding sequence ATGAATAAAGTAAAATTTATTTATAATCCGTATTCTGGAGAAAAAACTATAGTATATAATATAGAAAACGTTATTAAAATACATCAAAAATATGGATATCAAATAATACCTTTTAGAGTTAGTTTTGAATTTGATATGAAAGAAGCTTTCAAAGATATAGATAAAAGCTATAAATATATATTGGTGGCTGGAGGAGATGGAACAGTAGATACTGCTGTAAACCACATGAAAAGATTAAATATAAATATACCTATAGCTATACTTCCTGTAGGTACCGCTAATGATTTTGCCAAATTTATAGGTATGCCAGAAAATATTGAAGAGGCCTGTGAACAAATAGTAAATAGCATTCCTAAAAAGTTGGATTTAGGAAAAGTAAATGATAAGTATTTTATAAATGTAGCTAGTACAGGTTTATTTACAGATGTATCTCAAAAAACAGATGTGAATTTAAAAAATACAATTGGAAAGTTAGCCTACTACGTAAAGGGATTAGAACAACTTACTAATCTTAGAAAATTGAAAGTAAGAGTGAAATCTGAAAATGCGGTTTTTGATGGGAATATGTATCTGATGCTCATATTTAATGGTCAGACAGCAGGTAATCTTAAATTTGCATATAAAGCTGAGATAGATGATGGACTTTTAGATATAATTATAATAAAGGCAGGAATGATAAAAGATACTATTGCCCTCTTTATAAAAATGTTGAGAGGGGATCATCTGGAAAATACATCAGGTCTTTTATATTTTAAGTCAAATAAAATAGAAATATATTGTGACGAAGGTATAGTAACGGATATAGATGGAGAAAGGGGACCGGATTTTCCACTTATGGTAGAGTGTATAAAAGGTGGATTAGAAGTTTTGGGAATACAGGATAAATTATAA
- a CDS encoding J domain-containing protein: MKNPYEILEIKENASQEEIKKAYRTLAKRYHPDQYGNNPLKDLAEDKMREINEAYDYLMKNPSKGTYNSRSDNTYSGSNSSTYQSVENDIYNGNIRNAESVLMGIKTRDAQWHYLMGILNMRRAWYNDAYNNLTTACSLDPNNFKYQNALNKLRGMNNSYRQPYYDTRRRDDICNICATLYCLDCLCDCGDCGGC; encoded by the coding sequence ATGAAAAATCCATATGAAATACTAGAAATAAAGGAAAATGCTTCACAAGAGGAAATAAAAAAAGCCTATAGAACTCTGGCAAAAAGATATCATCCTGATCAATATGGCAATAATCCACTTAAGGATCTAGCTGAAGATAAAATGAGAGAAATAAATGAAGCTTATGATTATTTAATGAAGAACCCATCAAAAGGTACATATAATAGTAGGAGTGATAATACTTACAGCGGCTCTAACTCCTCAACTTATCAATCTGTAGAAAATGATATTTATAATGGTAATATCAGAAATGCGGAATCAGTACTTATGGGAATTAAGACAAGAGATGCCCAGTGGCATTACCTTATGGGAATTTTAAATATGAGAAGAGCCTGGTATAATGATGCTTATAATAATTTGACTACGGCTTGTAGTCTTGATCCTAACAACTTTAAATATCAAAATGCACTCAACAAACTTAGAGGAATGAATAATTCTTATAGACAGCCTTATTACGATACTAGAAGAAGAGATGATATATGCAATATTTGTGCTACCTTATATTGTCTTGACTGTCTTTGTGATTGTGGTGATTGCGGGGGCTGTTAA
- a CDS encoding CBS domain-containing protein, giving the protein MKVENVMTKSVASLNPDDTVDKAAQVMMENNIGSLPVCQQGKIIGILTDRDISIRSVGNKAAPNSKTVRDIMSSNPVTASPDMDVKDVSRIMSERQIRRVPVVENNNVVGIVSLGDLAVNPRSNNQAGDALSSISQPDNSQF; this is encoded by the coding sequence ATGAAGGTTGAAAATGTAATGACTAAGTCGGTAGCTAGTTTAAATCCTGATGATACTGTAGATAAGGCAGCACAAGTTATGATGGAGAATAATATAGGTTCTCTGCCAGTATGTCAACAAGGAAAGATTATAGGAATTTTAACAGATAGGGATATATCTATAAGATCCGTGGGAAATAAAGCTGCTCCTAATTCTAAAACAGTAAGGGATATCATGTCATCAAATCCAGTAACAGCATCGCCGGATATGGATGTTAAAGATGTTTCTAGAATAATGAGTGAAAGGCAGATAAGAAGGGTTCCGGTAGTAGAAAATAATAATGTAGTTGGCATAGTATCTCTAGGTGATCTGGCAGTAAATCCTAGATCCAATAATCAGGCTGGAGATGCTTTAAGCAGTATATCTCAGCCAGATAATTCACAATTTTAG
- a CDS encoding DUF5685 family protein codes for MFGYVTPCKMELKMKDYEKFKAYYCGLCISIKNNIGNIPRVSLNYDMTFLALLLDSLECDNQVYMKKRCLFHPANKKIILKDNAPLKYAAFCNISLSYFKVLDDVYDENSLKGKIMYLCLKRYLSNMPDNFKNIFENIKNKLENLYTLEKSSQSMSIDALSHPFGDLTGFILKSYNNYNASVEDLYLLGYNLGKWIYIIDAFDDLKRDMQKNKFNAINVCFNDKDLCYDNFIIEIMPRIDFILGTCAAQCTNIFNKLPIKKNKELIYNILQYGLLDKMDRVFKRGVYKNEKSI; via the coding sequence ATGTTTGGTTATGTAACCCCATGCAAAATGGAACTTAAAATGAAAGATTATGAAAAATTCAAAGCCTATTATTGTGGATTATGTATATCCATAAAAAATAATATAGGAAATATACCTAGGGTTTCTTTGAACTATGATATGACTTTTTTAGCTCTACTTTTAGATTCATTAGAATGTGACAATCAAGTTTATATGAAAAAACGCTGTTTATTCCATCCTGCAAACAAAAAAATTATTTTAAAAGATAACGCTCCTTTAAAATATGCAGCTTTTTGTAATATATCTCTAAGCTATTTTAAAGTTCTAGATGATGTTTATGATGAGAATTCTTTAAAGGGCAAAATAATGTATTTATGCTTAAAAAGATATTTAAGTAATATGCCTGATAACTTTAAAAACATTTTTGAAAATATAAAAAATAAACTTGAAAATTTATATACACTAGAAAAAAGTTCCCAAAGTATGTCCATAGATGCTTTATCACATCCCTTTGGAGACCTTACAGGATTTATACTAAAATCTTATAATAATTATAATGCTTCCGTTGAAGACTTGTATTTACTTGGATATAATCTAGGAAAATGGATATATATTATAGATGCATTTGATGATTTAAAAAGGGATATGCAGAAAAATAAATTTAATGCCATAAATGTCTGCTTTAATGATAAAGATCTTTGTTATGATAATTTTATAATAGAAATAATGCCTAGAATAGATTTTATTTTAGGAACTTGTGCAGCACAATGCACAAATATTTTTAACAAGCTTCCCATAAAAAAAAATAAAGAATTAATTTATAATATACTACAATATGGACTTTTAGATAAAATGGATAGAGTATTTAAAAGGGGTGTTTACAAAAATGAAAAATCCATATGA
- a CDS encoding nucleoside kinase — protein MLKLKLNGKDIAVPFGTSLYKIFKDNYDICHIPIVLAKVNGKYYEFTNSLQESGIFEIVDIKDPLGNKAYIRTLQFVLIKAVYDLFPEARVVVEHSLSKGIFGEIHKNTPLSREDIKLIKDKMDEIIKKDMYIRKVEIKKEEAIEIFRSYNMEDKITLLKHVNAEKVKLYELDGRYDYFYGSMAFSTGILKLYDIMYYDSGFILRYPVESDPYNLPEFLEYKKLSNIFYETKQWDNILDVGNVGSLNDKVESNEIIDMIRVAEALHEKKIAYIADMISDRSEIKVVLIAGPSSSGKTTFAKRLSIQLRVNGIKPVPISLDDYFVDRKHTPKDENGNYDFEAIYALDLKLFNEHLEFLMKGKKIEIPSFDFKEGKRVWKGKQIVLPQNGVIVIEGIHGLNEILTSSIAAKNKFKIYISALTQLNVDNHNRIATTDVRIIRRIVRDSFYRSFSGEDTLKMWPSIRRGEEKNIFVFQENADIMFNSTLVYELCVLKNYALKELTKIKSSSPVYYEALRLKSFLHFFKSVDLKFVPDNSILREFIGGSCFYS, from the coding sequence ATGTTAAAATTAAAATTAAATGGTAAAGATATAGCAGTTCCATTTGGAACTAGTCTGTATAAAATATTTAAAGATAATTATGATATCTGTCATATACCTATAGTGCTAGCTAAAGTAAATGGAAAGTATTATGAATTTACCAATTCCTTGCAGGAATCTGGGATATTTGAAATTGTGGATATAAAGGATCCATTGGGCAACAAGGCTTATATAAGGACACTTCAGTTTGTGCTTATTAAAGCTGTATACGATTTATTTCCGGAAGCTAGGGTAGTTGTAGAGCATTCGCTAAGTAAGGGTATATTTGGAGAGATTCATAAAAATACACCACTTTCCAGGGAAGATATAAAACTTATAAAGGATAAAATGGATGAAATAATAAAAAAAGATATGTATATAAGAAAAGTCGAGATAAAAAAAGAGGAAGCCATAGAAATTTTTAGAAGTTACAATATGGAAGATAAAATAACGCTTTTAAAGCATGTAAATGCAGAAAAAGTAAAATTATATGAATTGGATGGAAGGTACGATTATTTTTATGGTTCCATGGCATTTTCTACAGGCATATTAAAACTATATGATATTATGTATTATGATTCAGGATTTATACTTAGATATCCTGTAGAGTCAGATCCCTATAATCTACCTGAATTTTTGGAATATAAAAAATTGAGTAATATATTTTATGAAACCAAGCAGTGGGATAATATACTAGATGTAGGGAATGTGGGCTCTCTAAATGATAAAGTAGAAAGCAATGAAATTATAGATATGATAAGGGTAGCTGAAGCACTCCATGAGAAAAAAATTGCATATATAGCAGATATGATATCTGATAGAAGTGAAATAAAGGTTGTATTAATTGCAGGTCCAAGTTCCTCTGGAAAAACTACCTTTGCAAAAAGACTTTCTATACAGCTGAGAGTAAATGGAATTAAACCGGTTCCAATTTCTTTGGATGACTATTTTGTAGACAGAAAGCATACTCCTAAAGATGAAAATGGTAATTATGATTTTGAAGCCATATATGCTCTGGACTTGAAACTCTTTAATGAACACTTGGAATTCCTTATGAAGGGTAAGAAAATTGAAATTCCCTCCTTTGATTTTAAAGAAGGGAAAAGGGTATGGAAGGGAAAACAAATAGTACTTCCACAAAATGGAGTGATTGTAATTGAAGGAATACATGGGCTGAATGAAATATTAACTTCTTCAATAGCTGCAAAAAACAAGTTTAAAATATATATAAGTGCTCTTACACAATTGAATGTGGACAATCACAATAGAATAGCTACTACGGACGTGAGGATAATAAGAAGAATAGTAAGGGATTCTTTTTATAGATCATTTAGTGGAGAAGATACTTTGAAAATGTGGCCTTCCATAAGAAGAGGAGAAGAAAAAAATATATTTGTATTTCAGGAAAATGCGGATATTATGTTTAATTCTACGCTGGTGTATGAACTTTGTGTATTGAAAAATTATGCATTGAAGGAATTAACAAAAATAAAAAGTTCCAGCCCTGTATATTATGAGGCACTAAGACTTAAAAGTTTCTTGCACTTTTTTAAATCTGTAGATTTAAAATTTGTTCCTGACAATTCTATTTTAAGAGAATTTATAGGAGGCAGTTGTTTTTATAGTTAA
- a CDS encoding TVP38/TMEM64 family protein has translation MLRPVVFVIPASLMSIIAGNIFNYYAAVLLSMIGCFGSATIAFFLARFLGRSFVDKCLKGKALKLNKNIEKYGFKIMTMMRLCFIFPYDPLSYSAGLTKIKYRDFILGTLIGVFPEIIAYSLMGKHLGSPFSFKFIIPVIILFIIAFTSIYIYKKHKSTSIYK, from the coding sequence ATGTTAAGGCCCGTAGTATTTGTAATACCTGCATCTTTGATGTCTATTATTGCAGGGAATATTTTTAATTATTATGCAGCCGTGTTATTGAGTATGATTGGATGTTTTGGTTCTGCCACAATAGCTTTCTTTTTAGCTAGGTTTCTAGGACGTTCATTTGTAGACAAGTGTTTGAAAGGAAAGGCTTTAAAGTTAAATAAAAATATAGAGAAATATGGTTTTAAGATTATGACTATGATGAGGTTGTGCTTTATATTTCCATATGATCCTTTAAGTTATAGTGCAGGACTCACAAAAATTAAATATAGAGATTTTATCTTAGGAACTTTAATAGGGGTTTTTCCGGAAATTATAGCTTATTCTTTAATGGGAAAACATCTGGGAAGTCCTTTTTCCTTTAAATTTATAATACCTGTAATAATCCTGTTTATTATAGCTTTTACTTCAATTTACATATACAAGAAGCATAAAAGTACCAGTATTTATAAGTAA
- a CDS encoding DUF4363 family protein produces the protein MKNTIISFSIFILMLFSIIFSIKYLNNTCIKLQNLNVKIEQAIQANDWEESYKNSEHLMAEWKKYSSKLSIFSNHHEIDDINNELWKLIHYTTYKNKEEALISVNIIKNSIYSILHMQQLNIENLF, from the coding sequence ATGAAAAATACAATAATATCTTTCTCCATATTTATTTTAATGCTATTTTCTATAATATTCTCAATAAAATATTTAAATAACACCTGTATAAAATTACAAAATTTAAATGTTAAAATAGAGCAAGCTATTCAAGCAAATGACTGGGAGGAATCCTATAAAAATTCTGAACATCTTATGGCAGAATGGAAAAAATATTCATCAAAGTTATCTATCTTTTCAAACCATCATGAAATTGATGACATTAATAATGAACTGTGGAAACTTATTCACTATACAACATACAAAAATAAAGAAGAGGCTTTAATTTCTGTAAATATAATAAAAAATTCAATTTACAGTATACTTCATATGCAGCAATTAAATATAGAAAATTTATTCTAG
- a CDS encoding DUF421 domain-containing protein, translating to MFTILFRTIILYLLVVVSMRLMGKKQIGEMEPFELSIAIMISELASLPMQDTRVSITHGIIPIITLLMMQTLMGLCQLKSEKMRLIFSGKPSILIEKGELNLRELKNEKFNMNDLIEELRMQGYYNLADVEYAILETSGQLSVIPKTEAAPVTRADLKIKSTQDTLPITLVLDGKINLKNLIKANKTEDWLYNMLKKNSISSTKDILIALLDSKGKFYYQLKEKSS from the coding sequence ATGTTTACAATACTTTTTAGAACTATTATCTTATATTTACTGGTAGTTGTATCCATGCGTCTTATGGGTAAAAAACAAATAGGTGAAATGGAGCCTTTTGAACTATCTATAGCAATAATGATATCAGAATTGGCCTCTCTTCCAATGCAAGATACCAGGGTGTCCATAACTCATGGCATAATACCCATAATAACACTTTTAATGATGCAGACTTTAATGGGCTTATGCCAGCTAAAAAGTGAAAAAATGAGATTAATTTTTAGTGGAAAACCCAGTATATTAATTGAAAAGGGAGAGTTAAACTTAAGAGAATTAAAAAACGAAAAATTTAATATGAATGATTTGATAGAAGAACTTAGAATGCAAGGATATTATAATTTAGCTGATGTGGAATATGCAATACTGGAAACCAGCGGACAACTCTCAGTTATACCTAAAACAGAAGCTGCCCCTGTAACCAGAGCAGACCTAAAAATAAAATCTACTCAGGATACTTTACCTATAACCCTAGTATTAGATGGAAAAATAAATTTAAAAAATTTGATCAAGGCAAACAAAACTGAAGACTGGCTATATAATATGCTGAAAAAAAATAGTATATCTTCTACAAAGGATATATTAATAGCTCTTCTAGATTCAAAGGGAAAGTTTTATTATCAATTAAAAGAAAAAAGTAGCTAG
- the fba gene encoding class II fructose-1,6-bisphosphate aldolase — MALVTTKKMFEKAYKGHYSIGAFNINNMEIIQGVVNGAKAKNSAVILQCSASAMKYAGPKYLKAMVDAAVEDTGIDIALHLDHGPDFETVKLCIETGFTSVMFDGSHLDYEDNVSQTKQVVEYSHSHGVVVEAELGVLAGIEDEISASDHIYTDPEQAIDFVNRTGVDSLAIAIGTSHGAFKFPPNFKPKLRFDILEKIQKNLPNFPIVLHGASAVDPKAVETCNKYGGNIADAKGIPIDMLRKASSMAVCKINMDTDLRLSMTAAIRKTFGDSPKVFDPRKYLGAGRDAIQKVVEDKIDNVLGSSNSL, encoded by the coding sequence ATGGCATTAGTTACTACTAAAAAAATGTTTGAAAAGGCTTACAAAGGACATTACTCAATAGGTGCATTTAACATCAATAATATGGAAATAATTCAAGGGGTGGTAAATGGGGCTAAAGCTAAAAATTCTGCTGTTATCCTGCAATGTTCAGCAAGTGCAATGAAATATGCAGGACCAAAATATTTAAAAGCTATGGTAGATGCTGCTGTAGAGGATACTGGAATAGATATTGCCCTCCATTTAGATCATGGTCCAGATTTTGAAACTGTAAAATTGTGTATAGAAACAGGCTTTACCTCTGTTATGTTTGATGGTTCACATTTAGACTATGAAGACAATGTATCTCAAACCAAACAAGTAGTGGAATATTCCCATTCTCACGGGGTAGTAGTAGAAGCAGAACTTGGTGTACTTGCAGGAATTGAAGATGAAATATCTGCTTCAGATCATATATATACAGATCCAGAACAAGCTATAGACTTTGTAAATAGAACAGGTGTAGATTCTCTAGCTATAGCCATAGGAACATCCCACGGAGCTTTTAAGTTCCCTCCAAACTTTAAACCTAAATTAAGATTTGATATATTAGAAAAAATACAGAAAAACCTTCCGAACTTTCCTATAGTTCTCCATGGAGCTTCAGCTGTAGATCCTAAAGCTGTAGAAACTTGTAACAAATATGGTGGAAACATAGCTGATGCCAAAGGAATCCCTATAGATATGCTTAGAAAAGCCTCTAGCATGGCTGTATGTAAAATAAATATGGATACAGACCTTAGGTTGAGCATGACTGCTGCTATAAGAAAAACTTTTGGAGATAGTCCAAAGGTTTTCGATCCAAGAAAGTATTTAGGTGCTGGAAGAGATGCTATTCAAAAAGTTGTTGAAGATAAAATAGACAATGTTTTAGGATCATCCAATTCCTTATAA
- a CDS encoding acetyl-CoA hydrolase/transferase family protein: protein MVFKNWQDLYKSKVVSADEAVSKVSCGDSIILGNACGASLTLLDALAANKEKYKSVKIHNLILNYKNDIYTDPESEKYIHGNTFFVSGGTKEAVNCNRTDYTPCFFYEIPKLLKQKYINADVAFIHVSKPDSHGYCSFGVSTDYSQAMVQSAKLIIAEVNDQMPRVLGDNFIHISDMDYIVESSRPILELTPPKIGEVEKTIGKYCASLVEDGSTLQLGIGAIPDAVLLFLKDKKDLGIHSEMISDGVVELVEAGVITNKKKSIHPGKIIITFLMGTKKLYDFINDNPMVEGYPVDYVNDPKVIMQNSKMVCINSCVEVDFTGQVCAESVGFKQISGVGGQVDYMRGASMADGGKSILAIPSTAAGGKISRIVPILTEGAGVTTSRYDVQYVVTEYGIALLKGKSIRERAKELIKIAHPKFREELTAQFEQRFSCKL, encoded by the coding sequence ATGGTTTTTAAAAATTGGCAGGATCTTTATAAAAGTAAAGTTGTTAGTGCAGACGAAGCTGTATCTAAAGTAAGCTGTGGAGATAGTATAATTTTAGGCAATGCTTGTGGAGCATCTCTTACACTTTTAGATGCCTTGGCTGCAAATAAGGAAAAGTATAAGAGTGTAAAGATACACAATCTTATACTTAATTATAAAAATGATATATATACTGATCCGGAATCAGAAAAGTATATTCATGGAAATACTTTCTTTGTAAGTGGAGGTACAAAGGAAGCAGTTAATTGTAATAGAACAGATTATACTCCATGCTTTTTTTATGAAATACCAAAATTATTAAAACAAAAGTATATAAATGCAGATGTAGCTTTTATTCATGTAAGTAAACCGGATAGTCATGGATACTGTAGTTTTGGAGTATCAACTGATTATTCACAGGCAATGGTACAGTCTGCAAAGCTTATAATTGCAGAAGTAAACGATCAGATGCCAAGAGTTTTAGGGGACAATTTTATACACATTTCTGATATGGATTACATAGTAGAGAGTTCACGACCAATTCTAGAATTGACTCCGCCTAAAATAGGAGAAGTAGAGAAAACAATAGGAAAATACTGTGCATCTCTTGTGGAAGATGGTTCTACTCTTCAGCTTGGAATAGGAGCTATTCCAGATGCAGTACTTTTATTCTTGAAGGATAAAAAGGATTTGGGTATACATTCAGAAATGATATCCGATGGTGTTGTGGAGTTGGTTGAGGCAGGGGTAATTACAAATAAGAAAAAGTCTATTCACCCAGGAAAGATAATCATTACATTCTTAATGGGAACTAAGAAATTATATGATTTCATAAATGACAATCCTATGGTAGAAGGATATCCTGTAGATTATGTAAATGATCCTAAGGTTATTATGCAAAATTCCAAAATGGTATGTATAAATTCCTGTGTAGAAGTGGATTTTACAGGACAAGTGTGTGCTGAAAGTGTAGGTTTTAAACAGATAAGCGGTGTAGGTGGACAAGTTGATTACATGAGAGGAGCTAGCATGGCTGACGGAGGAAAATCAATTCTTGCTATACCATCTACTGCAGCTGGCGGCAAAATTTCAAGAATAGTTCCTATTTTAACTGAAGGAGCAGGAGTTACTACTTCAAGATATGATGTTCAATATGTTGTTACAGAATATGGTATTGCACTTCTCAAGGGTAAATCCATAAGAGAAAGAGCCAAGGAGCTTATAAAAATTGCACATCCTAAATTTAGGGAAGAATTAACAGCTCAATTTGAACAAAGATTCAGTTGTAAACTTTAA
- the pssA gene encoding CDP-diacylglycerol--serine O-phosphatidyltransferase: protein MAKIAKSSVPNVFTFTNLSCGVMSLMMSFEENYIWAGVFILLACLADRYDGRIARFLKVSSNLGKELDSLADLVSFGVAPSVLVFNIYNFSQLGLIGYLLVLLLPISGAYRLARFNVTDFEGEFLGIPITFTGMFISLYCLLTLNHPLPSEITILLIVALSYLMISNYKFKKV, encoded by the coding sequence ATGGCTAAAATAGCCAAAAGTTCTGTGCCTAATGTATTCACATTTACTAATCTTAGTTGTGGTGTAATGTCTTTAATGATGTCTTTTGAAGAAAATTATATATGGGCTGGTGTATTTATATTACTTGCATGTTTAGCCGATAGATACGATGGACGAATTGCCCGATTTTTAAAGGTTTCTAGTAATTTAGGTAAAGAATTAGATTCTCTTGCGGATCTGGTTTCATTCGGCGTAGCCCCTTCAGTACTGGTTTTTAATATTTACAATTTTTCCCAATTGGGACTAATAGGGTATTTATTAGTGCTATTGTTACCAATATCTGGTGCTTATAGATTGGCAAGGTTTAATGTTACTGACTTTGAGGGGGAATTTTTAGGTATTCCTATAACTTTTACAGGTATGTTTATATCCCTCTATTGTTTACTTACTTTAAATCACCCTCTCCCTTCTGAAATTACAATTTTACTTATTGTAGCACTTTCTTACCTTATGATATCCAATTATAAATTTAAAAAAGTTTAA